Proteins encoded in a region of the Acidobacteriota bacterium genome:
- the waaF gene encoding lipopolysaccharide heptosyltransferase II, which yields MRALTTGAILAPNWLGDVIMSLPAVSALLAATPERSWTVLARPGVANIYGMARLPLQVEPLPHRRSLPRLAGAKATRELVIFPNSFHAALLGLRLGARRRVGYARDRRGWLLKPAVPVPVPGSLPAHESFYYLELLRRAGLVAELPAEDPVRLRVPLYPDPSRVQRWRRKLVPATPGADTGHIAALHVGASGGTAKCWLPERFAELAGELSRRGVSVVIVGGNAERELARKIRMLAPHPEQIKNLAGETSLEDLVALIAAVDVLVANDSGPMHVAGAVGTPVVALFGPTNEKATYPLAEAGKLRLVTAAGVACRPCKLHECPIDHRCMGNISVAQVRAEVDAVLWADKKVTRR from the coding sequence GTGCGGGCTTTGACCACGGGGGCAATCCTGGCGCCAAATTGGCTGGGCGACGTCATTATGAGCTTGCCGGCCGTATCCGCATTGCTGGCGGCCACGCCCGAGCGTTCCTGGACCGTCCTCGCCCGGCCCGGGGTTGCCAATATTTACGGCATGGCGCGGCTGCCGCTGCAGGTTGAGCCTCTGCCCCACCGTCGGAGCCTGCCCCGCCTCGCAGGCGCCAAGGCGACGCGCGAGCTCGTGATTTTTCCAAACTCCTTTCACGCCGCGCTGCTCGGCCTGCGGTTGGGCGCGCGCCGCCGCGTCGGTTATGCGCGTGACCGCCGCGGCTGGCTGCTGAAACCGGCCGTGCCCGTTCCGGTGCCGGGCAGCCTGCCGGCGCACGAGTCGTTTTATTATCTGGAACTGCTGCGGCGTGCAGGCTTGGTTGCCGAGCTTCCGGCAGAAGATCCGGTGCGTCTGCGCGTCCCGCTCTATCCCGATCCGTCCCGCGTGCAGCGCTGGCGGCGCAAGCTGGTGCCCGCCACCCCGGGCGCCGATACCGGGCATATTGCCGCCTTGCATGTGGGAGCTTCCGGCGGCACCGCCAAGTGTTGGCTACCGGAGCGGTTTGCGGAGCTGGCGGGCGAGCTCTCCCGGCGCGGAGTATCGGTCGTCATCGTCGGCGGCAATGCCGAGCGCGAGCTGGCGCGCAAAATCCGCATGTTGGCGCCGCATCCCGAACAAATCAAAAATCTCGCCGGAGAAACGTCCCTTGAGGATCTCGTGGCCCTGATCGCCGCGGTGGACGTGCTCGTCGCCAACGATAGCGGCCCCATGCACGTGGCGGGCGCGGTCGGGACGCCGGTCGTGGCCCTGTTCGGGCCGACCAATGAGAAAGCCACCTATCCGCTGGCCGAAGCCGGCAAGCTGCGGCTGGTGACGGCTGCCGGTGTGGCCTGCCGCCCGTGCAAGCTGCATGAATGCCCCATCGACCACCGCTGCATGGGCAACATCTCCGTCGCCCAGGTCCGCGCCGAAGTCGACGCCGTGCTGTGGGCAGACAAAAAGGTGACACGAAGATGA
- a CDS encoding 4'-phosphopantetheinyl transferase superfamily protein has translation MECVAELTVYWFELKAPAAQRAAWRVWLSAEERARADRYLNPAHGERYLTAHAQLRWILAQRLGCLPGSLRFERESSGKPRLAGHNLHFNLSHSGTLGLLGVHSSLALGVDIEAERPRNFLGLAQRYFSASEQAWLAAQPESAREHAFARLWTCKEAWMKADGRGLAVLRQPEAELEGTAAQLRALGRAWWVCELETAPGYAAAVVLAEAPGGITVTPLPPPPLA, from the coding sequence ATTGAATGCGTGGCCGAACTGACCGTCTATTGGTTCGAACTCAAGGCACCGGCAGCCCAGCGGGCGGCCTGGCGCGTCTGGCTATCGGCGGAGGAGCGCGCGCGCGCAGACCGCTACCTGAACCCGGCCCATGGCGAACGTTACCTGACCGCTCATGCCCAGCTCCGCTGGATTTTGGCGCAAAGGCTGGGTTGCCTTCCTGGCAGCCTTCGCTTCGAGCGTGAGAGCAGCGGCAAACCGCGGCTGGCCGGTCATAACTTGCACTTCAACCTCTCGCATTCAGGAACTCTGGGCCTATTGGGCGTGCACTCGTCACTTGCTTTGGGCGTGGACATTGAAGCCGAGCGGCCGCGCAATTTTCTCGGTTTGGCGCAGCGCTATTTCAGCGCGTCCGAGCAGGCCTGGCTGGCGGCGCAGCCCGAATCGGCGCGCGAACACGCTTTCGCCCGCTTATGGACCTGCAAAGAGGCGTGGATGAAAGCTGATGGTCGAGGCCTCGCCGTGCTGCGGCAACCCGAGGCGGAACTCGAGGGCACTGCCGCGCAATTGCGCGCGCTGGGCCGGGCGTGGTGGGTGTGTGAGTTGGAAACCGCTCCTGGCTATGCGGCTGCGGTGGTTTTGGCTGAGGCGCCCGGCGGCATCACTGTGACGCCGCTGCCTCCCCCGCCGCTTGCGTAA
- a CDS encoding bilirubin oxidase, which produces MACSRREFLRFAGAAGAGLSLARAAWAQTRAATLDPDALPHWLAPLPQLDLAQPTAGGAYQMTMQEAFVHLHPHLPPTRVWTYNGTFPAPLIAAESGKTVTIRWRNRLPPHHFLPVDPTLAGNGSTARAVAHVHGARVPAASDGYPEDWIVPGQEQIFQYPNRQEAAPLFYHDHAMGTSRLNVYAGMLGPYWIRDAEERALRLPDGERELPLLLCDRWLDPHGQLYYPTSGIAAHPWVPEVFGNCMLVNGALWPHLTLQPTVYRLRICNAANSRFFTLSFSERLPLYVIASDQGLLQAPVEQNALLLAPAERADVLVDFRQAAGHALYLLNDEQPVLQCRIASAHGPGRTDWRPPVRLRPIVRTAPPSARRSRPLTLDEFDGYHGLPKLMLLNSTRWSAPATETPALGDTEIWEFVNLSTDTHPIHLHQVRFQILDRRTFDTDQYLLDQTLRYLAPARPPAAVERGWKDTVRCPAGDVTRIIVHFESYSGRYVWHCHILEHQANLMMRPLEILPPKTCAGT; this is translated from the coding sequence ATGGCATGCAGCCGTCGGGAGTTTTTGCGGTTCGCCGGGGCCGCGGGCGCAGGGCTGTCGCTGGCGCGTGCCGCCTGGGCACAAACCCGGGCTGCCACGCTCGATCCGGATGCGCTGCCGCACTGGCTTGCGCCGCTGCCACAACTGGATCTCGCACAGCCCACCGCCGGCGGCGCCTACCAGATGACCATGCAGGAGGCGTTCGTGCACCTGCACCCGCATCTGCCGCCAACCCGGGTTTGGACCTATAACGGAACCTTTCCGGCGCCGTTGATTGCGGCCGAAAGCGGAAAAACAGTGACCATTCGCTGGCGCAACCGGCTGCCGCCGCACCACTTCCTGCCCGTCGATCCCACGCTGGCAGGCAATGGCTCAACCGCGCGCGCCGTCGCGCACGTGCACGGTGCGCGCGTGCCCGCCGCGAGCGACGGCTACCCGGAAGATTGGATCGTGCCCGGCCAGGAGCAAATATTTCAGTATCCGAACCGCCAGGAAGCGGCGCCGCTGTTCTACCACGACCACGCCATGGGCACCAGCCGGCTCAACGTTTACGCCGGTATGCTGGGGCCATACTGGATCCGCGATGCAGAGGAGCGGGCTTTGCGGCTCCCGGACGGCGAGCGCGAGCTCCCGCTGCTACTCTGCGACCGCTGGCTGGATCCGCACGGCCAGCTCTACTACCCCACCAGCGGCATCGCCGCGCATCCGTGGGTGCCGGAAGTGTTTGGCAATTGCATGCTGGTGAATGGCGCCTTGTGGCCGCATCTGACTTTACAGCCCACGGTCTACAGGTTGCGGATCTGCAATGCGGCCAATAGCCGGTTTTTCACGCTTTCGTTCTCAGAACGCTTACCGCTGTACGTAATTGCCAGTGACCAGGGCTTGCTGCAGGCACCGGTCGAGCAGAACGCGCTGCTGCTGGCGCCGGCAGAGCGTGCCGACGTGCTCGTAGACTTTCGCCAAGCCGCCGGGCACGCGCTCTACTTGCTCAATGACGAGCAGCCGGTTCTGCAGTGCAGGATCGCCTCGGCCCATGGACCCGGGCGTACGGACTGGCGCCCACCGGTGCGCTTACGGCCCATAGTTCGGACCGCGCCACCCTCCGCTCGGCGCTCGCGTCCGCTGACGCTGGATGAATTCGACGGTTATCACGGCTTACCCAAGCTCATGCTGCTCAACAGCACGCGCTGGAGCGCACCCGCAACCGAAACCCCCGCTTTAGGCGACACCGAGATCTGGGAGTTCGTCAACCTAAGCACGGATACCCACCCGATTCATCTGCATCAGGTTCGGTTTCAAATCCTGGACCGGCGCACCTTCGACACCGACCAGTACCTGCTTGACCAAACTCTGCGGTATCTGGCGCCGGCACGCCCGCCGGCGGCGGTTGAGCGCGGCTGGAAGGACACTGTGCGCTGCCCCGCCGGCGATGTAACCCGCATCATTGTCCACTTCGAGTCTTACTCCGGCCGCTATGTCTGGCACTGTCACATTTTGGAACATCAGGCCAACCTGATGATGCGGCCGTTGGAAATTCTCCCGCCAAAAACATGCGCGGGTACATAA
- a CDS encoding phospholipase translates to MRGYIIARMRFTRVLPLLLGMAVAVVAQHPAHPRPEPPGPAGRLQHIVVIFQENISFDHYFATYPHALNPPGEPPFHALPGTPSVEGLSGALLTQNPNFTNRANGANAANPFRLDRSQAATADQSHTYHNEQLAFDHGKMDLFPKYTGRRGPPPGEHAPSWLKPPLTTQGLVMGYFDGNTVTALWNYAQHYAMSDYFFGTTFGPSTVGALNLISGQTNGVSATRNGHGGIVDGGAGSLTDSSDSDPLGDVCSNPARTQFAMGGKNIGDLLTAAGVTWGWFQGGFDLQMVNPDGSTGCRRRHFSRIVGRNITDYVPHHDPFQYYASTANPQHLRPSSLQAIGHNGGRANHNYDLEDFFDAVLGGNFPQVTFLKAPAYENGHAGNSDPLDGQNFIVRVINFLERQKQWDHTAVILTYDDSDGWYDHVASPRVNGSRSSEDAFTSPGVCGDGTPRLRGIAANNPRAQGRCGYGPRLPLLVISPWTRPNFVAHNLTDQTSVLRLIEDTFLHGERIGRGSFDAISGSLDPMFDFSGTQPGNTKRLLLTPSTGEARGSRGPRFGRVSSVVNDTVRRLRAQPRQVPRQSMSGGGSSEES, encoded by the coding sequence ATGCGCGGGTACATAATCGCCCGTATGAGGTTCACCCGCGTTCTTCCCCTCCTGCTCGGCATGGCCGTGGCAGTAGTCGCCCAGCATCCGGCTCACCCCCGTCCTGAACCTCCTGGGCCGGCGGGGCGGCTGCAGCATATTGTGGTGATCTTTCAGGAGAATATCTCCTTCGATCACTACTTCGCGACTTACCCGCACGCTCTCAATCCCCCCGGCGAGCCTCCCTTTCATGCGCTCCCCGGCACGCCCTCCGTAGAGGGTCTCAGCGGCGCGCTGCTGACGCAGAATCCCAATTTCACCAACCGCGCCAACGGCGCCAACGCCGCCAACCCTTTCCGATTGGACCGCTCTCAGGCGGCGACCGCCGATCAGAGTCACACCTACCATAACGAACAGTTGGCTTTCGATCACGGCAAGATGGACCTGTTTCCCAAATACACCGGGCGGCGTGGGCCCCCGCCGGGCGAGCATGCCCCCTCGTGGCTGAAACCGCCGCTGACAACGCAAGGGCTGGTCATGGGCTACTTCGATGGCAACACCGTCACCGCCCTCTGGAACTACGCCCAGCATTACGCCATGTCCGATTATTTCTTTGGCACCACCTTTGGGCCCTCCACCGTAGGAGCTCTGAATCTGATCTCCGGGCAAACCAATGGCGTCAGCGCCACGCGCAATGGTCACGGCGGCATTGTTGACGGCGGCGCCGGATCGCTGACGGACAGCAGCGATTCCGATCCGCTCGGCGACGTCTGTTCGAATCCCGCGCGGACGCAGTTTGCCATGGGCGGCAAAAACATCGGCGATCTGCTGACCGCAGCAGGCGTCACCTGGGGATGGTTTCAGGGCGGATTCGACCTGCAGATGGTCAACCCGGACGGATCTACCGGCTGTCGCAGGCGGCATTTCTCCCGCATCGTGGGCCGCAATATCACCGATTACGTGCCGCACCACGATCCCTTTCAGTACTACGCCTCCACCGCCAACCCGCAACACCTCCGTCCCTCATCGCTGCAGGCCATCGGCCACAATGGCGGCCGTGCCAACCACAACTACGATCTCGAAGACTTCTTTGACGCCGTCCTCGGCGGCAATTTCCCTCAGGTTACCTTCCTCAAGGCCCCCGCCTATGAGAATGGGCACGCCGGCAATTCCGACCCCCTCGACGGCCAGAACTTCATCGTGCGCGTCATCAATTTCCTGGAACGGCAGAAGCAGTGGGATCACACCGCGGTAATTCTCACTTACGATGATTCCGACGGCTGGTACGATCACGTGGCCAGTCCGCGGGTCAATGGTTCCCGTTCCAGCGAAGACGCCTTCACTTCACCCGGCGTGTGCGGCGATGGCACACCTCGCCTGCGCGGCATCGCCGCCAACAACCCGCGCGCGCAAGGCCGCTGTGGCTACGGTCCACGCCTGCCGCTGCTGGTGATCTCCCCCTGGACCCGGCCGAATTTTGTCGCCCACAACCTGACCGACCAGACCTCCGTCCTGCGCCTGATCGAAGACACCTTCCTGCACGGCGAGCGCATCGGACGTGGCTCCTTTGACGCCATCTCCGGCTCGCTCGATCCCATGTTCGACTTTAGCGGCACACAACCAGGAAACACCAAGCGGCTGCTGTTGACTCCCTCAACCGGCGAGGCCCGGGGCTCCCGGGGCCCCCGGTTTGGCCGAGTGTCAAGCGTGGTAAACGACACAGTGCGTCGTTTACGGGCGCAGCCACGCCAGGTCCCGCGCCAGTCGATGTCCGGTGGCGGCAGCTCGGAGGAGTCCTGA
- a CDS encoding TIGR04053 family radical SAM/SPASM domain-containing protein: MAVGAKSDFNDAPFIAIWEVTQACDLACQHCRASAHPERSSRELSTCEGKALLRQVRELAVPVFVLTGGDPMKRPDIFHLVEYGTQLGVRVSMTPSTTPLLTREAIRDLKASGLARLAVSIDGATAAVHDHFRRVPGAFARALDTVRWAREVGLPAQINTTIGRHNGGGIEAMAALMETLDIVLWSVFFLIPVGRGRPEDCLDAENIERVFAQLYAIACRVRFDVKTTEAMHYRRYLLQQRARERASTGAVAMPLPWAAAGSARAPRGLNDGKGFIFISYRGEVYPSGFLPLSAGNVRRAPLGEIYRTSPLLRALRDATLLEGKCGVCEFREICGGSRARAYAVSGSVFAADPGCVYEPPRWLNKGL; the protein is encoded by the coding sequence ATGGCCGTCGGCGCCAAATCCGATTTCAATGACGCACCCTTCATTGCCATTTGGGAAGTAACCCAGGCGTGTGATCTCGCCTGTCAGCACTGTCGCGCCTCAGCGCATCCGGAGCGCTCCTCGCGGGAGCTATCGACGTGCGAAGGCAAAGCTCTGTTGCGGCAGGTGCGTGAGTTGGCCGTCCCGGTCTTCGTACTCACCGGCGGCGACCCCATGAAGCGCCCCGATATCTTTCATCTGGTGGAGTACGGCACCCAGCTCGGCGTGCGTGTCTCGATGACGCCGAGCACCACGCCACTGCTGACGCGCGAGGCCATCAGGGACCTCAAAGCTTCCGGCCTGGCGCGGCTCGCCGTCAGCATCGATGGCGCCACCGCCGCCGTCCATGATCACTTCCGGCGCGTGCCGGGCGCCTTCGCGCGCGCGCTCGACACCGTCCGCTGGGCGCGGGAGGTGGGCCTGCCGGCGCAGATCAATACCACCATCGGCCGCCATAATGGCGGCGGCATCGAGGCGATGGCGGCCCTCATGGAAACGCTCGACATCGTGCTCTGGAGCGTCTTCTTTCTGATTCCGGTCGGGCGCGGCCGGCCCGAAGATTGCCTCGATGCGGAGAACATCGAACGCGTTTTCGCGCAGCTTTACGCTATTGCGTGCCGCGTGCGCTTCGATGTGAAAACCACCGAGGCGATGCATTACCGCCGCTACCTCTTGCAGCAGCGTGCGCGCGAGCGGGCCTCGACCGGCGCAGTAGCCATGCCGCTGCCCTGGGCGGCGGCCGGCTCGGCGCGGGCACCGCGCGGCCTCAATGACGGCAAAGGCTTCATCTTTATCTCCTACCGGGGCGAGGTCTACCCCAGCGGCTTTCTGCCGCTGTCGGCCGGCAATGTGCGCCGCGCGCCGCTGGGCGAGATCTATCGCACCTCACCGTTGCTGCGGGCGCTGCGCGATGCCACTCTGCTCGAAGGCAAATGTGGCGTCTGTGAATTTCGTGAGATTTGCGGCGGTTCGCGCGCGCGCGCTTATGCCGTCTCGGGCAGCGTCTTCGCCGCCGATCCCGGCTGTGTCTATGAACCGCCCAGGTGGCTCAATAAAGGTCTTTAG
- a CDS encoding amino acid permease: MSSQLWRTKSIDKLIAASEEPSHKLKKTLGPWSLVALGIGAIVGSGIFVLTGTAAAGEAYKVPSILHAQVLDIITSLIQYGNLSHAMMHGRPAAGPSIAISFILVAVVCSFAGLCYAELASMIPIAGSAYTYSYATLGELIAWIIGWDLILEYAVSNVAVAVGFSGYFTSLLGAMGIRLPPQLTQPIWENGVRTGAWFNLPGFLVVMILTVLLVRGIRESAETNNIMVVIKLAAILIFIIAGGMLVKPANWHPFAPHGFAGIITGGAIVFFTYIGFDSVSTASEEAINPQRDIPFGIIGSLIVCAVLYVGVAVVLLGMMKYSTFLSGEAANAPVSYALRVLKANPWVLYAVDIGALMGMLSSLLVFQYGQTRIWFAMSRDRLLPPVFSKVHPKYQTPYASSWIAGLVVGIPAGLVDIGAAADLSNIGTLFAFALVALGVLVLRKKQPDRPRGFRVPFVPLFPILAVVFCGVLMLALPVETWVRFFGWMIIGLLVYYYYGRKRSEFHQGTGDRGQGSVAMGGRKAVG, from the coding sequence ATGTCTTCCCAGCTCTGGCGCACTAAATCCATCGACAAGCTGATTGCCGCCTCGGAAGAGCCGTCGCACAAGTTGAAAAAGACGCTGGGACCGTGGAGCCTGGTGGCGCTGGGGATAGGCGCGATTGTGGGTTCGGGCATTTTCGTGCTGACGGGCACGGCGGCGGCGGGCGAAGCCTACAAGGTGCCGTCGATTCTGCATGCGCAGGTGCTGGACATCATCACCAGCCTGATACAGTACGGCAACTTGTCGCACGCCATGATGCATGGGCGGCCAGCGGCGGGGCCGTCAATCGCCATTTCGTTCATTCTGGTGGCGGTGGTGTGCAGCTTTGCGGGGCTGTGCTACGCCGAGCTGGCATCGATGATTCCTATCGCAGGGTCGGCGTATACATACTCCTACGCCACGCTGGGCGAGCTGATCGCCTGGATCATCGGCTGGGATCTGATTCTGGAATACGCGGTCAGCAACGTCGCGGTGGCGGTGGGATTTTCGGGCTACTTCACCAGTTTGCTGGGAGCGATGGGCATCCGCCTGCCCCCGCAGTTGACGCAGCCTATTTGGGAGAACGGAGTGCGGACGGGGGCGTGGTTCAACCTGCCGGGCTTTCTGGTGGTGATGATTCTGACGGTGCTGCTGGTGCGCGGCATCCGGGAATCGGCAGAGACGAACAATATCATGGTGGTGATCAAGCTCGCCGCCATCCTGATTTTCATCATCGCCGGGGGGATGCTGGTGAAGCCGGCGAACTGGCACCCGTTCGCGCCGCATGGTTTTGCCGGCATCATCACCGGCGGGGCGATTGTGTTCTTCACTTATATCGGGTTTGACTCGGTCTCGACCGCATCGGAAGAAGCCATCAACCCGCAGCGGGATATTCCCTTCGGCATCATCGGGTCGCTGATTGTGTGCGCGGTGTTGTACGTGGGCGTGGCCGTGGTGCTGCTGGGAATGATGAAGTACAGCACGTTTCTGAGCGGGGAGGCGGCTAATGCGCCGGTGTCGTACGCGCTGCGCGTGCTCAAGGCCAACCCCTGGGTGCTGTACGCCGTAGATATCGGGGCGCTGATGGGGATGCTGTCGTCGCTGCTGGTGTTCCAGTACGGGCAGACGCGCATCTGGTTTGCGATGTCGCGCGACCGGCTGCTACCGCCGGTATTTTCGAAAGTCCACCCGAAATACCAGACGCCGTATGCCTCGAGCTGGATTGCGGGGCTGGTGGTGGGCATTCCGGCCGGACTGGTGGACATCGGCGCGGCGGCGGATTTGAGCAACATCGGGACGCTATTCGCGTTTGCGCTGGTGGCGCTGGGGGTGCTGGTGCTGCGGAAGAAGCAACCGGACCGGCCACGCGGCTTCCGGGTGCCGTTCGTGCCACTGTTTCCGATCCTGGCGGTGGTGTTTTGCGGCGTGCTGATGCTGGCGCTACCGGTGGAGACGTGGGTGCGGTTTTTCGGCTGGATGATTATTGGACTGCTGGTGTACTACTACTACGGCCGGAAGCGGAGCGAATTTCACCAGGGAACAGGGGACAGGGGTCAGGGGTCAGTGGCGATGGGCGGGCGAAAGGCGGTAGGCTAG
- a CDS encoding SDR family oxidoreductase — protein MPALQAKCKRVGRLRRKGRGRYYAHVLFINLDGQVAVVSGGSRGIGAAAVKLLVEAGAQVAFSYRADQGAAEALVATAPESICAIAADGREAGAGEALVRAAVERFGRLDIAVANAGIWNAEDVAIENLEPGAWNNGLAINLSGVFHLVRAAVKQMKSQGREGETPRGRIVAIASTAGQRGEAWHADYGTAKAGVIGFVRGLSTEVARDGILVNCVAPGWVNTDMARPAFRAHADRVFGAIPLGRVGKPEEIAGCIAFLCSPWANFMTGSVVSANGGAVLA, from the coding sequence ATGCCAGCGTTGCAGGCAAAATGCAAGCGCGTGGGACGGTTGCGCAGAAAGGGCCGGGGCCGGTACTATGCGCACGTGCTGTTTATAAATTTGGATGGGCAAGTCGCGGTGGTGAGCGGCGGGTCGCGGGGGATTGGCGCAGCGGCAGTGAAGCTGCTGGTGGAGGCAGGGGCGCAGGTGGCGTTCAGCTACCGGGCGGACCAGGGCGCGGCGGAGGCGCTGGTGGCGACGGCGCCGGAGAGCATTTGTGCGATTGCAGCGGATGGACGGGAGGCGGGGGCGGGTGAAGCGCTGGTGCGGGCGGCGGTGGAGCGCTTCGGGCGGCTGGACATTGCCGTGGCTAACGCGGGCATCTGGAATGCCGAGGACGTGGCGATTGAGAATCTAGAGCCCGGGGCGTGGAATAACGGCCTGGCGATCAATCTGAGCGGCGTGTTTCATCTGGTGCGGGCGGCGGTGAAACAGATGAAGAGTCAGGGGCGCGAGGGCGAGACGCCGCGCGGGCGAATTGTGGCGATTGCCTCTACGGCGGGACAGCGGGGCGAGGCGTGGCACGCGGATTATGGGACGGCGAAGGCAGGCGTGATCGGCTTCGTGCGCGGGCTATCGACGGAGGTCGCGCGGGACGGCATTCTGGTGAATTGTGTGGCCCCCGGCTGGGTCAACACCGACATGGCGCGGCCCGCTTTCCGCGCGCATGCCGACCGGGTGTTTGGCGCGATTCCGCTGGGACGGGTAGGCAAGCCGGAAGAAATCGCCGGCTGCATTGCCTTCCTGTGCTCGCCCTGGGCCAACTTCATGACCGGCTCGGTGGTTAGCGCAAACGGCGGAGCAGTGTTAGCCTGA
- a CDS encoding PIN domain-containing protein, which yields MNLVIDASAMVVALADSGSDGAWAERLVHEHSLAAPALFWAEATNLFRRMEAAGDLTLAEAGAVREELMQFAVEAFPFRPFAARIWELRHNLTSYDAWYVALAESLDCPLATLDLRLARAPGPRCAFLTPVD from the coding sequence GTGAACCTCGTCATTGATGCTTCGGCGATGGTCGTGGCGCTCGCCGATAGCGGTTCCGATGGTGCTTGGGCGGAGCGTTTAGTGCACGAACACTCCCTCGCCGCCCCAGCACTGTTCTGGGCGGAGGCGACGAACCTGTTCCGCCGCATGGAAGCGGCCGGAGATCTCACCCTGGCAGAAGCCGGCGCAGTACGCGAAGAGCTCATGCAATTCGCGGTCGAAGCCTTCCCCTTCCGCCCGTTTGCCGCCCGCATCTGGGAGCTGCGCCACAACCTCACCAGTTACGATGCCTGGTACGTGGCCCTGGCCGAAAGCCTCGACTGCCCCCTCGCCACCCTCGATCTCCGCCTCGCCCGCGCCCCCGGCCCCCGCTGCGCTTTCCTCACGCCCGTCGACTAA
- a CDS encoding NAD(P)/FAD-dependent oxidoreductase has product MESKDPVTDTALKSVLIIGAGFAGLHCARKLAAVPNLCVTLVDKHNYQQFQPLLYQVATGILAPENAAFNLRAVLVQDTNVEVTLAEIVTVDLAARRATARNGAVFHADYLVLAAGSTANFFGIPGVAQFAFPMYSLQDAERLRSRLLELLEAADRRGTAAPGPAIVIVGAGATGVETAGAIADILQRMPPHLYPHLDRHQVSITLVDKGATVLPGFTAQSQAYAAAILGERGVTLRLGAAVREVSAHAVLLADGSHLQADAVIWAGGLKASGLAAALGLKPGHGGRLDVQSDLTLAGYPCVYALGDFANCRDASGKPLPQLAAVAQQAGRHCAANIAAHAAGDPQTPFVYLDKGVMAMIGRNAAVAEIGARHHPISGVFAFAAWLGVHVVLLTTVRAKMDTFLEWAWDYFGRVHVSPVLDRPTWWQPGGAPSASGRTLPGIEARTPSDHRERPGQKMASHVDWAPETPTTPRGPRPNS; this is encoded by the coding sequence ATAGAATCGAAGGATCCGGTCACGGATACCGCTCTCAAAAGCGTCCTCATTATCGGCGCCGGCTTCGCCGGCCTTCACTGTGCCCGCAAACTCGCAGCCGTCCCTAATCTGTGCGTCACCCTCGTTGACAAACACAATTACCAGCAATTCCAGCCCCTGTTGTATCAGGTGGCCACGGGCATTCTAGCGCCGGAAAATGCCGCCTTCAATCTTCGTGCTGTGTTGGTCCAAGATACCAACGTCGAGGTAACGCTGGCCGAAATTGTGACCGTCGATCTCGCTGCGCGCCGGGCGACGGCGCGCAATGGCGCCGTCTTCCATGCCGATTATCTGGTCCTCGCCGCCGGCAGCACCGCCAACTTTTTCGGTATTCCCGGCGTCGCCCAGTTCGCCTTCCCTATGTATTCGCTGCAGGATGCCGAACGCCTGCGCTCCCGCCTGCTGGAGTTGCTGGAAGCGGCCGACCGCCGAGGCACGGCCGCCCCCGGCCCGGCGATAGTGATCGTCGGCGCCGGCGCCACCGGCGTTGAAACCGCGGGCGCCATCGCCGACATCCTGCAGCGCATGCCGCCGCATCTCTACCCCCATCTCGACCGTCATCAGGTTTCCATCACCCTGGTCGATAAGGGTGCCACCGTCCTTCCCGGCTTCACCGCTCAGTCGCAAGCCTACGCGGCCGCCATCCTCGGCGAGCGCGGCGTAACCCTGCGCCTGGGCGCCGCCGTCCGGGAAGTATCCGCTCACGCTGTCCTGCTCGCCGATGGCTCCCACCTCCAGGCAGACGCGGTGATCTGGGCGGGCGGCCTCAAGGCCTCTGGTCTAGCCGCTGCCCTCGGTCTCAAACCGGGGCACGGCGGCCGCCTGGATGTGCAGTCCGATCTCACTCTCGCCGGTTACCCCTGCGTGTACGCCCTCGGCGATTTCGCCAACTGCAGGGACGCCTCCGGCAAGCCCCTGCCTCAGTTAGCCGCGGTCGCCCAGCAAGCCGGCCGCCACTGTGCCGCCAATATTGCCGCCCACGCCGCCGGTGACCCCCAAACCCCTTTTGTGTATCTCGACAAGGGCGTCATGGCAATGATTGGCCGCAATGCCGCCGTCGCAGAAATCGGCGCCCGCCATCACCCCATCTCGGGCGTTTTCGCCTTTGCCGCCTGGCTGGGCGTGCATGTGGTCTTGCTGACCACGGTGCGCGCGAAAATGGACACCTTCCTGGAGTGGGCGTGGGATTATTTTGGTCGCGTCCACGTCAGTCCGGTTCTCGATCGTCCCACTTGGTGGCAGCCTGGAGGAGCCCCGAGCGCCAGCGGGCGGACCCTGCCGGGAATCGAAGCCCGCACTCCAAGCGACCATCGGGAGCGACCAGGGCAAAAAATGGCGAGCCACGTCGACTGGGCGCCGGAGACACCCACCACGCCCCGTGGCCCCAGGCCAAATTCTTAG